Sequence from the Pontibacter pudoricolor genome:
TCCGCTTTACGATAACTTCGGAACTATAGAATCTAAAACGGAGGCCTGTGCTGCCTTAGGCCTTGATCCGAACTATAGTTACCTGTTGTTTTTCGGGTTTATAAGAGCCTATAAAGGGCTGGATTTATTGCTGCAGGCTATGGCAGATGCGCGCATTAAGCAGCGCAAAGACCTGAAGCTTATAGTTGCCGGAGAATTTTACGAAGATGCCGCACCTTACCATAAACTGATCGAAGAACTGCAGCTACAGGAGCAACTCATCCTGCGCACTGACTTTATTCCCAACACCGAAGTGCGTCATTACTTTTGCGCCGCCGACCTTATCGTTCAGCCTTACAAACATGCCACACAAAGCGGTGTAACACAGGTTGCCTACCACTTTAATAAACCGATGGTAGTTACCAATGTAGGTGGCCTGGCCGAACTGGTGCCGGATGGGGAGGTAGGGTATGTAGTGGAGCCACAACCACAAACTATAGCCGATGCGATCCTGGATTTTTATAGTTCAGGTAATCCTCTGAAATTCGAGCAGCAGATTCAAAACTATAAGCAGCGCTTTAGCTGGGATGCTTTTACAGCGGCTATTTATAAGCTTGCTGCTAAGCTATAGTTCGATTTATTTTCCAGGCTTTTCATTAGCCCGCCCTACTGCTATAGTTGTCTGCTAATCTATATAACTTAGTTTTGATAAAGAATTAAATAATTTAGAGAGACTGCTTGTCATAACATTAAACATCTTCTATATTTATAGCTACTTCGCTGCATTTGAGCTACATTACAATTCATGTCAAGAAATCTACTCCCATTCCTTTTCTTTTTTGCCATACTTTTTGCACCCATTACAATATTAGCGCAGACCGCTCTGCCCGATACCGGTTTTGTAAAGCAATCTGTTAAGGGTGCCGTGCTGGCTTACCGAAATGCTGTGGGTTCACAGGCGCATCTTTATAACGGTCCGGAATATTTTGTAATGGTAAAGCCTTATGTAAAAGGGCATCAGTTCTTCGAAGATAAAAGCTTCAAAAAGGGTGCTGTGCTGTATGATGGTGCCTGGTTTTATGAGGTGCCTATGACGTATGATGTGGCTATAGATGAAGTAGTTATAGCTCATGCAGGCGGTGGTTATTCGCAGATGCTGGTAAAACCTAAGGTACAGGAGTTTGTATTAAGCGGGCATACCTTTGTGCACTTAAATGCAGATAGTGTTGCCGGTACACGTTTGCAGGCTGGCTTTTATGATCTGATGTACGATGGCAGTGTTAAAATGCTGGTCCGTAGAAAAAAAGAATTACAGGAGAAAACTACAAGTGACGGATTGGAAGGAAGTTTTAGAGAAATAGATACTTATTATCTCTGGAAAAATGGGAAGTACTATGAGGTTGGCAGTAAGCATTCGGTCCTGAAAGCGCTTGGCGGTGAAAAGAAGCTGCTTAACAAGTTTGCCAGAACCAATAACCTTCGTTTCAAAAAGCAGCGAGAAGAGGCAATCTATAAAATAACCCAGTATTACGATACGCTCTAACCAAAAGAGCAATCAAAGGCTACCCCTCAGAATACTTACTCTAAACTATCAACCATTAGCCCCATAAAAAGCTTTATGGCTCAATTTTACAGAATTTTATTCCTGCTGATCGTGTTTTTTTCCGGAGCTATAGTTACTGGTTTTGCGCAGCAGGCTAAGGATCCGCTTGTAACAGGCAACTATAGCAACACTACTTTCAGCAATTTTGTAAAGGATCTGGAAGCACAGACCCGGTTTATCTTTTACTTTAACCCAGCTGATACGGATAGTATAACAGTAGATATACAGGTTACGGCGCAGCCACTTAGCAAGGTGCTAACCCAGGCACTGCAGGGTACTGAGCTGCGGTTTGCTATAAGTGAGCAGAAACAGGTTTTTATAACCACCGGAAAGCAGATTCTGACCAGCCTGCCTGATGGCTTCTTTAACAATGGAGGCAAAGCAAATCCTGCTGATAACACGCAACTGGCCGACTTTTACCTGCCACAACAGAAGAAACAGAAAAAAGCGGGATCAGAAATAAAACTATATGAGATAGGCAACGCAGGAAACCAGTCAAAAGCAAACCTGGCAGGTACTATCCGCGATGCCAACACAGGCGAGCCGATCATTGGT
This genomic interval carries:
- a CDS encoding glycosyltransferase codes for the protein MARRIIIVGPAHPMRGGGMATFNERLAQAFQDNGDEVEIVTFSLQYPSFLFPGKSQYSDEPAPEGLRIKVLINSINPLSWLKTGNYIRKQRPDIVIFRYWLPFMGPALGTIARIIKKNNYSRILAITDNVVPHEKRPGDVPFTKYFLSACQGFVTLSRSVQQDLQRFEPNKPSLYLAHPLYDNFGTIESKTEACAALGLDPNYSYLLFFGFIRAYKGLDLLLQAMADARIKQRKDLKLIVAGEFYEDAAPYHKLIEELQLQEQLILRTDFIPNTEVRHYFCAADLIVQPYKHATQSGVTQVAYHFNKPMVVTNVGGLAELVPDGEVGYVVEPQPQTIADAILDFYSSGNPLKFEQQIQNYKQRFSWDAFTAAIYKLAAKL